The following are encoded together in the Citrus sinensis cultivar Valencia sweet orange chromosome 1, DVS_A1.0, whole genome shotgun sequence genome:
- the LOC102617725 gene encoding phosphate transporter PHO1 isoform X2 — protein MTCRGRAQVKRKVMEEGDDHEVYETELAQLFSEEDEVRAFFERLDRELNKVNQFYRTKESEFLERGEILNKQLQILLELKQILIDRRRKPSGGIIPRSWTPCPRNSDISDGQGGAALSGDGTAAATETDDVIAALERNGVSFINAASSWAKTKKGKPKVAMRIDIPAETPARTISAVTSMLWEDLVNNPKKESGTGNFINRKKIQCAEKMIRGAFVELYRGLGLLKTYSSLNMVAFAKILKKFDKVSNQKASASYLQVVKRSHFISSDKVVRLMDEVESIFTKHFANNDRKKAMKFLRPQQQKESHMVTFFVGLFTGCFVSLFCVYAILAHLSGIFSANTEAAYMETVYPVFSVFALLCLHLFMYGCNLFMWKSTRINYNFIFEFSPNTALKYRDAFLLCTTFMTAVVAAMVVHLLLRASGFSPSKIDAIPGILLLISICLLICPFDIFYRPTRYCFLRIIRNIICSPFYKVLMVDFFMADQLTSQIPLLRHLESTACYFLAGSFKTHHYDTCKNGRLYRELAYVISFLPYYWRAMQCARRWFDEYDTNHLANMGKYVSAMVAAGARLTYTRQSNYLWFGIVLVTSVVATIYQLYWDFVKDWGFLNPNSRNPWLRDDLILRNKSIYYISIALNVVLRIAWVETVMRFHVTTVQWRMLDFFMASLEVIRRGHWNFYRLENEHLSNVGKFRAVKAVPLPFREMDSD, from the exons ATGACATGCAGAGGCAGAGCTCAG GTCAAGAGAAAAGTAATGGAAGAAGGAGATGATCATGAAGTGTATGAGACTGAGCTTGCTCAATTGTTTTCTGAAGAAGATGAG gtGAGGGCATTTTTTGAGAGATTGGATCGGGAGCTAAATAAGGTGAATCAATTTTACAGGACTAAAGAGAGTGAGTTTCTAGAGAGAGGAGAAATTTTGAACAAACAACTTCAAATACTTCTTGAACTCAAGCAGATTCTCATCGACCGGCGCCGGAAACCCAGTGGTGGAATTATCCCTCGTTCTTGGACACCTTGTCCAAGAAATTCTGATATTTCCG ATGGTCAAGGGGGGGCAGCCTTGAGCGGTGATGGTACTGCTGCAGCCACTGAAACAGATGATGTGATAGCAGCACTTGAGAGAAATGGAGTGAGTTTTATAAATGCAGCGAGTAGCTGggcgaaaacaaaaaaggggAAGCCGAAGGTGGCCATGAGGATTGATATTCCTGCGGAGACACCTGCACGTACAATAAGTGCTGTTACATCGATGCTTTGGGAAGATTTGGTCAATAATCCTAAGAAAGAATCAGGCACTGGCAATTTCATTAACAGAAAGAAGATTCAGTGTGCTGAAAAGATGATTAGAGGTGCATTTGTTGAGCTTTATAGAGGCCTTGGTCTGCTTAAAACTTATAG CTCACTGAATATGGTGGCTTTTGCAAAGATACTCAAGAAATTCGACAAG GTATCAAACCAGAAGGCATCAGCAAGTTATCTCCAAGTAGTGAAGAGATCCCATTTCATTAGTTCTGATAAG GTGGTTAGACTAATGGATGAAGTGGAGTCCATATTCACAAAGCACTTCGCTAACAATGACAGAAAAAAGGCGATGAAGTTCTTGAGACCCCAGCAACAGAAGGAATCTCACATGGTCACTTTTTTTGTTG GGCTTTTTACAGGTTGTTTTGTATCATTATTTTGTGTATATGCAATTCTGGCTCACTTGTCTGGCATATTTTCCGCCAACACTGAAGCTGCTTACATGGAAACTGTTTATCCTGTTTTCAG tgtgtttgcattattgtgcTTGCACTTGTTTATGTATGGGTGTAACTTGTTCATGTGGAAGAGCACAAGGATCAACTACAACTtcatatttgaattttcaCCCAACACTGCACTCAAGTACAGAGATGCATTTCTCCTTTGCACCACTTTCATGACTGCTGTTGTTGCAGCAATGGTTGTGCACCTCCTCCTACGAGCTAGCGGCTTTTCGCCTAGCAAAATTGATGCCATACCTGGAATCCTCCTTCTG ATTTCAATTTGTCTGCTCATATGCCCATTTGACATCTTTTATCGCCCAACTCGCTACTGCTTCCTTCGCATAATTCGTAACATAATATGCTCACCATTTTATAAG GTTTTGATGGTAGACTTTTTCATGGCTGACCAACTTACTAGCCAG ATTCCATTATTGAGACACTTAGAATCGACAGCCTGCTATTTTCTAGCTGGAAGTTTCAAAACACATCATTATGACACCTGCAAGAATGGAAGACTATACAGGGAGCTTGCTTACGTCATCTCATTTTTGCCATATTATTGGCGTGCAATGCAG TGTGCAAGGCGATGGTTTGATGAATATGACACAAACCATTTGGCTAACATGGGCAAGTATGTTTCAGCCATGGTGGCAGCCGGCGCGAGATTGACATACACTAGGCAGAGCAACTACCTGTGGTTTGGCATAGTCTTGGTGACTTCTGTGGTGGCCACTATTTATCAATTGTACTGGGATTTTGTCAAGGATTGGGGATTCTTGAACCCAAATTCGAGGAACCCTTGGCTTAGAGATGACTTGATTCTGAGGAACAAAAGCATCTACTACATTTCCATT GCCTTGAATGTAGTTCTAAGAATAGCTTGGGTGGAGACCGTGATGCGGTTCCATGTTACCACTGTTCAGTGGCGTATGCTAGATTTCTTCATGGCTTCATTGGAAGTCATACGACGAGGGCACTGGAATTTCTACAG GTTAGAGAATGAACATCTAAGCAATGTTGGCAAGTTCAGGGCTGTGAAGGCAGTTCCGTTACCATTCCGCGAGATGGATTCTGACTGA
- the LOC102617725 gene encoding phosphate transporter PHO1 isoform X3 — MEEGDDHEVYETELAQLFSEEDEVRAFFERLDRELNKVNQFYRTKESEFLERGEILNKQLQILLELKQILIDRRRKPSGGIIPRSWTPCPRNSDISDGQGGAALSGDGTAAATETDDVIAALERNGVSFINAASSWAKTKKGKPKVAMRIDIPAETPARTISAVTSMLWEDLVNNPKKESGTGNFINRKKIQCAEKMIRGAFVELYRGLGLLKTYSSLNMVAFAKILKKFDKVSNQKASASYLQVVKRSHFISSDKVVRLMDEVESIFTKHFANNDRKKAMKFLRPQQQKESHMVTFFVGLFTGCFVSLFCVYAILAHLSGIFSANTEAAYMETVYPVFSVFALLCLHLFMYGCNLFMWKSTRINYNFIFEFSPNTALKYRDAFLLCTTFMTAVVAAMVVHLLLRASGFSPSKIDAIPGILLLISICLLICPFDIFYRPTRYCFLRIIRNIICSPFYKVLMVDFFMADQLTSQIPLLRHLESTACYFLAGSFKTHHYDTCKNGRLYRELAYVISFLPYYWRAMQCARRWFDEYDTNHLANMGKYVSAMVAAGARLTYTRQSNYLWFGIVLVTSVVATIYQLYWDFVKDWGFLNPNSRNPWLRDDLILRNKSIYYISIALNVVLRIAWVETVMRFHVTTVQWRMLDFFMASLEVIRRGHWNFYRLENEHLSNVGKFRAVKAVPLPFREMDSD; from the exons ATGGAAGAAGGAGATGATCATGAAGTGTATGAGACTGAGCTTGCTCAATTGTTTTCTGAAGAAGATGAG gtGAGGGCATTTTTTGAGAGATTGGATCGGGAGCTAAATAAGGTGAATCAATTTTACAGGACTAAAGAGAGTGAGTTTCTAGAGAGAGGAGAAATTTTGAACAAACAACTTCAAATACTTCTTGAACTCAAGCAGATTCTCATCGACCGGCGCCGGAAACCCAGTGGTGGAATTATCCCTCGTTCTTGGACACCTTGTCCAAGAAATTCTGATATTTCCG ATGGTCAAGGGGGGGCAGCCTTGAGCGGTGATGGTACTGCTGCAGCCACTGAAACAGATGATGTGATAGCAGCACTTGAGAGAAATGGAGTGAGTTTTATAAATGCAGCGAGTAGCTGggcgaaaacaaaaaaggggAAGCCGAAGGTGGCCATGAGGATTGATATTCCTGCGGAGACACCTGCACGTACAATAAGTGCTGTTACATCGATGCTTTGGGAAGATTTGGTCAATAATCCTAAGAAAGAATCAGGCACTGGCAATTTCATTAACAGAAAGAAGATTCAGTGTGCTGAAAAGATGATTAGAGGTGCATTTGTTGAGCTTTATAGAGGCCTTGGTCTGCTTAAAACTTATAG CTCACTGAATATGGTGGCTTTTGCAAAGATACTCAAGAAATTCGACAAG GTATCAAACCAGAAGGCATCAGCAAGTTATCTCCAAGTAGTGAAGAGATCCCATTTCATTAGTTCTGATAAG GTGGTTAGACTAATGGATGAAGTGGAGTCCATATTCACAAAGCACTTCGCTAACAATGACAGAAAAAAGGCGATGAAGTTCTTGAGACCCCAGCAACAGAAGGAATCTCACATGGTCACTTTTTTTGTTG GGCTTTTTACAGGTTGTTTTGTATCATTATTTTGTGTATATGCAATTCTGGCTCACTTGTCTGGCATATTTTCCGCCAACACTGAAGCTGCTTACATGGAAACTGTTTATCCTGTTTTCAG tgtgtttgcattattgtgcTTGCACTTGTTTATGTATGGGTGTAACTTGTTCATGTGGAAGAGCACAAGGATCAACTACAACTtcatatttgaattttcaCCCAACACTGCACTCAAGTACAGAGATGCATTTCTCCTTTGCACCACTTTCATGACTGCTGTTGTTGCAGCAATGGTTGTGCACCTCCTCCTACGAGCTAGCGGCTTTTCGCCTAGCAAAATTGATGCCATACCTGGAATCCTCCTTCTG ATTTCAATTTGTCTGCTCATATGCCCATTTGACATCTTTTATCGCCCAACTCGCTACTGCTTCCTTCGCATAATTCGTAACATAATATGCTCACCATTTTATAAG GTTTTGATGGTAGACTTTTTCATGGCTGACCAACTTACTAGCCAG ATTCCATTATTGAGACACTTAGAATCGACAGCCTGCTATTTTCTAGCTGGAAGTTTCAAAACACATCATTATGACACCTGCAAGAATGGAAGACTATACAGGGAGCTTGCTTACGTCATCTCATTTTTGCCATATTATTGGCGTGCAATGCAG TGTGCAAGGCGATGGTTTGATGAATATGACACAAACCATTTGGCTAACATGGGCAAGTATGTTTCAGCCATGGTGGCAGCCGGCGCGAGATTGACATACACTAGGCAGAGCAACTACCTGTGGTTTGGCATAGTCTTGGTGACTTCTGTGGTGGCCACTATTTATCAATTGTACTGGGATTTTGTCAAGGATTGGGGATTCTTGAACCCAAATTCGAGGAACCCTTGGCTTAGAGATGACTTGATTCTGAGGAACAAAAGCATCTACTACATTTCCATT GCCTTGAATGTAGTTCTAAGAATAGCTTGGGTGGAGACCGTGATGCGGTTCCATGTTACCACTGTTCAGTGGCGTATGCTAGATTTCTTCATGGCTTCATTGGAAGTCATACGACGAGGGCACTGGAATTTCTACAG GTTAGAGAATGAACATCTAAGCAATGTTGGCAAGTTCAGGGCTGTGAAGGCAGTTCCGTTACCATTCCGCGAGATGGATTCTGACTGA
- the LOC102617725 gene encoding phosphate transporter PHO1 isoform X1 gives MVKFSKELEAQLIPEWKDAFVNYWQLKKHIKKIKLSKMQQKQHQHHRDFNHNNGVFGLSICDPVRFLASKFSRDNEAENIIQVKRKVMEEGDDHEVYETELAQLFSEEDEVRAFFERLDRELNKVNQFYRTKESEFLERGEILNKQLQILLELKQILIDRRRKPSGGIIPRSWTPCPRNSDISDGQGGAALSGDGTAAATETDDVIAALERNGVSFINAASSWAKTKKGKPKVAMRIDIPAETPARTISAVTSMLWEDLVNNPKKESGTGNFINRKKIQCAEKMIRGAFVELYRGLGLLKTYSSLNMVAFAKILKKFDKVSNQKASASYLQVVKRSHFISSDKVVRLMDEVESIFTKHFANNDRKKAMKFLRPQQQKESHMVTFFVGLFTGCFVSLFCVYAILAHLSGIFSANTEAAYMETVYPVFSVFALLCLHLFMYGCNLFMWKSTRINYNFIFEFSPNTALKYRDAFLLCTTFMTAVVAAMVVHLLLRASGFSPSKIDAIPGILLLISICLLICPFDIFYRPTRYCFLRIIRNIICSPFYKVLMVDFFMADQLTSQIPLLRHLESTACYFLAGSFKTHHYDTCKNGRLYRELAYVISFLPYYWRAMQCARRWFDEYDTNHLANMGKYVSAMVAAGARLTYTRQSNYLWFGIVLVTSVVATIYQLYWDFVKDWGFLNPNSRNPWLRDDLILRNKSIYYISIALNVVLRIAWVETVMRFHVTTVQWRMLDFFMASLEVIRRGHWNFYRLENEHLSNVGKFRAVKAVPLPFREMDSD, from the exons ATGGTGAAGTTTTCAAAAGAGCTTGAAGCTCAGCTGATACCTGAATGGAAAGATGCTTTCGTTAACTACTGGCAACTCAAGAAACACATCAAGAAAATCAAGCTCTccaaaatgcaacaaaaacaACACCAACATCACCGTGATTTCAATCATAATAATGGAGTGTTTGGACTCTCCATTTGCGACCCCGTTCGTTTTCTTGCCTCTAAATTTTCCCGTGATAACGAAGCTGAAAATATCATTCAG GTCAAGAGAAAAGTAATGGAAGAAGGAGATGATCATGAAGTGTATGAGACTGAGCTTGCTCAATTGTTTTCTGAAGAAGATGAG gtGAGGGCATTTTTTGAGAGATTGGATCGGGAGCTAAATAAGGTGAATCAATTTTACAGGACTAAAGAGAGTGAGTTTCTAGAGAGAGGAGAAATTTTGAACAAACAACTTCAAATACTTCTTGAACTCAAGCAGATTCTCATCGACCGGCGCCGGAAACCCAGTGGTGGAATTATCCCTCGTTCTTGGACACCTTGTCCAAGAAATTCTGATATTTCCG ATGGTCAAGGGGGGGCAGCCTTGAGCGGTGATGGTACTGCTGCAGCCACTGAAACAGATGATGTGATAGCAGCACTTGAGAGAAATGGAGTGAGTTTTATAAATGCAGCGAGTAGCTGggcgaaaacaaaaaaggggAAGCCGAAGGTGGCCATGAGGATTGATATTCCTGCGGAGACACCTGCACGTACAATAAGTGCTGTTACATCGATGCTTTGGGAAGATTTGGTCAATAATCCTAAGAAAGAATCAGGCACTGGCAATTTCATTAACAGAAAGAAGATTCAGTGTGCTGAAAAGATGATTAGAGGTGCATTTGTTGAGCTTTATAGAGGCCTTGGTCTGCTTAAAACTTATAG CTCACTGAATATGGTGGCTTTTGCAAAGATACTCAAGAAATTCGACAAG GTATCAAACCAGAAGGCATCAGCAAGTTATCTCCAAGTAGTGAAGAGATCCCATTTCATTAGTTCTGATAAG GTGGTTAGACTAATGGATGAAGTGGAGTCCATATTCACAAAGCACTTCGCTAACAATGACAGAAAAAAGGCGATGAAGTTCTTGAGACCCCAGCAACAGAAGGAATCTCACATGGTCACTTTTTTTGTTG GGCTTTTTACAGGTTGTTTTGTATCATTATTTTGTGTATATGCAATTCTGGCTCACTTGTCTGGCATATTTTCCGCCAACACTGAAGCTGCTTACATGGAAACTGTTTATCCTGTTTTCAG tgtgtttgcattattgtgcTTGCACTTGTTTATGTATGGGTGTAACTTGTTCATGTGGAAGAGCACAAGGATCAACTACAACTtcatatttgaattttcaCCCAACACTGCACTCAAGTACAGAGATGCATTTCTCCTTTGCACCACTTTCATGACTGCTGTTGTTGCAGCAATGGTTGTGCACCTCCTCCTACGAGCTAGCGGCTTTTCGCCTAGCAAAATTGATGCCATACCTGGAATCCTCCTTCTG ATTTCAATTTGTCTGCTCATATGCCCATTTGACATCTTTTATCGCCCAACTCGCTACTGCTTCCTTCGCATAATTCGTAACATAATATGCTCACCATTTTATAAG GTTTTGATGGTAGACTTTTTCATGGCTGACCAACTTACTAGCCAG ATTCCATTATTGAGACACTTAGAATCGACAGCCTGCTATTTTCTAGCTGGAAGTTTCAAAACACATCATTATGACACCTGCAAGAATGGAAGACTATACAGGGAGCTTGCTTACGTCATCTCATTTTTGCCATATTATTGGCGTGCAATGCAG TGTGCAAGGCGATGGTTTGATGAATATGACACAAACCATTTGGCTAACATGGGCAAGTATGTTTCAGCCATGGTGGCAGCCGGCGCGAGATTGACATACACTAGGCAGAGCAACTACCTGTGGTTTGGCATAGTCTTGGTGACTTCTGTGGTGGCCACTATTTATCAATTGTACTGGGATTTTGTCAAGGATTGGGGATTCTTGAACCCAAATTCGAGGAACCCTTGGCTTAGAGATGACTTGATTCTGAGGAACAAAAGCATCTACTACATTTCCATT GCCTTGAATGTAGTTCTAAGAATAGCTTGGGTGGAGACCGTGATGCGGTTCCATGTTACCACTGTTCAGTGGCGTATGCTAGATTTCTTCATGGCTTCATTGGAAGTCATACGACGAGGGCACTGGAATTTCTACAG GTTAGAGAATGAACATCTAAGCAATGTTGGCAAGTTCAGGGCTGTGAAGGCAGTTCCGTTACCATTCCGCGAGATGGATTCTGACTGA
- the LOC102617725 gene encoding phosphate transporter PHO1 isoform X4 has protein sequence MIMKCMRLSLLNCFLKKMRTKESEFLERGEILNKQLQILLELKQILIDRRRKPSGGIIPRSWTPCPRNSDISDGQGGAALSGDGTAAATETDDVIAALERNGVSFINAASSWAKTKKGKPKVAMRIDIPAETPARTISAVTSMLWEDLVNNPKKESGTGNFINRKKIQCAEKMIRGAFVELYRGLGLLKTYSSLNMVAFAKILKKFDKVSNQKASASYLQVVKRSHFISSDKVVRLMDEVESIFTKHFANNDRKKAMKFLRPQQQKESHMVTFFVGLFTGCFVSLFCVYAILAHLSGIFSANTEAAYMETVYPVFSVFALLCLHLFMYGCNLFMWKSTRINYNFIFEFSPNTALKYRDAFLLCTTFMTAVVAAMVVHLLLRASGFSPSKIDAIPGILLLISICLLICPFDIFYRPTRYCFLRIIRNIICSPFYKVLMVDFFMADQLTSQIPLLRHLESTACYFLAGSFKTHHYDTCKNGRLYRELAYVISFLPYYWRAMQCARRWFDEYDTNHLANMGKYVSAMVAAGARLTYTRQSNYLWFGIVLVTSVVATIYQLYWDFVKDWGFLNPNSRNPWLRDDLILRNKSIYYISIALNVVLRIAWVETVMRFHVTTVQWRMLDFFMASLEVIRRGHWNFYRLENEHLSNVGKFRAVKAVPLPFREMDSD, from the exons ATGATCATGAAGTGTATGAGACTGAGCTTGCTCAATTGTTTTCTGAAGAAGATGAG GACTAAAGAGAGTGAGTTTCTAGAGAGAGGAGAAATTTTGAACAAACAACTTCAAATACTTCTTGAACTCAAGCAGATTCTCATCGACCGGCGCCGGAAACCCAGTGGTGGAATTATCCCTCGTTCTTGGACACCTTGTCCAAGAAATTCTGATATTTCCG ATGGTCAAGGGGGGGCAGCCTTGAGCGGTGATGGTACTGCTGCAGCCACTGAAACAGATGATGTGATAGCAGCACTTGAGAGAAATGGAGTGAGTTTTATAAATGCAGCGAGTAGCTGggcgaaaacaaaaaaggggAAGCCGAAGGTGGCCATGAGGATTGATATTCCTGCGGAGACACCTGCACGTACAATAAGTGCTGTTACATCGATGCTTTGGGAAGATTTGGTCAATAATCCTAAGAAAGAATCAGGCACTGGCAATTTCATTAACAGAAAGAAGATTCAGTGTGCTGAAAAGATGATTAGAGGTGCATTTGTTGAGCTTTATAGAGGCCTTGGTCTGCTTAAAACTTATAG CTCACTGAATATGGTGGCTTTTGCAAAGATACTCAAGAAATTCGACAAG GTATCAAACCAGAAGGCATCAGCAAGTTATCTCCAAGTAGTGAAGAGATCCCATTTCATTAGTTCTGATAAG GTGGTTAGACTAATGGATGAAGTGGAGTCCATATTCACAAAGCACTTCGCTAACAATGACAGAAAAAAGGCGATGAAGTTCTTGAGACCCCAGCAACAGAAGGAATCTCACATGGTCACTTTTTTTGTTG GGCTTTTTACAGGTTGTTTTGTATCATTATTTTGTGTATATGCAATTCTGGCTCACTTGTCTGGCATATTTTCCGCCAACACTGAAGCTGCTTACATGGAAACTGTTTATCCTGTTTTCAG tgtgtttgcattattgtgcTTGCACTTGTTTATGTATGGGTGTAACTTGTTCATGTGGAAGAGCACAAGGATCAACTACAACTtcatatttgaattttcaCCCAACACTGCACTCAAGTACAGAGATGCATTTCTCCTTTGCACCACTTTCATGACTGCTGTTGTTGCAGCAATGGTTGTGCACCTCCTCCTACGAGCTAGCGGCTTTTCGCCTAGCAAAATTGATGCCATACCTGGAATCCTCCTTCTG ATTTCAATTTGTCTGCTCATATGCCCATTTGACATCTTTTATCGCCCAACTCGCTACTGCTTCCTTCGCATAATTCGTAACATAATATGCTCACCATTTTATAAG GTTTTGATGGTAGACTTTTTCATGGCTGACCAACTTACTAGCCAG ATTCCATTATTGAGACACTTAGAATCGACAGCCTGCTATTTTCTAGCTGGAAGTTTCAAAACACATCATTATGACACCTGCAAGAATGGAAGACTATACAGGGAGCTTGCTTACGTCATCTCATTTTTGCCATATTATTGGCGTGCAATGCAG TGTGCAAGGCGATGGTTTGATGAATATGACACAAACCATTTGGCTAACATGGGCAAGTATGTTTCAGCCATGGTGGCAGCCGGCGCGAGATTGACATACACTAGGCAGAGCAACTACCTGTGGTTTGGCATAGTCTTGGTGACTTCTGTGGTGGCCACTATTTATCAATTGTACTGGGATTTTGTCAAGGATTGGGGATTCTTGAACCCAAATTCGAGGAACCCTTGGCTTAGAGATGACTTGATTCTGAGGAACAAAAGCATCTACTACATTTCCATT GCCTTGAATGTAGTTCTAAGAATAGCTTGGGTGGAGACCGTGATGCGGTTCCATGTTACCACTGTTCAGTGGCGTATGCTAGATTTCTTCATGGCTTCATTGGAAGTCATACGACGAGGGCACTGGAATTTCTACAG GTTAGAGAATGAACATCTAAGCAATGTTGGCAAGTTCAGGGCTGTGAAGGCAGTTCCGTTACCATTCCGCGAGATGGATTCTGACTGA